AAAACCTCAATTCCACTCAACACAGGACAGAAAACAAATCCAAGAAGACAAGCTCATCATTCTAAGAAGGTACATGACCTAACCTACTTTGATTATACGAAAATTATGCACCCGAGCTTGCGTTACTGATGAATCAACGAAATAAAAAACAGGAATGCCTTCGCAAGATTAGAAAAACTCACAAGTTAGAAGTTTAGTCAATTACTAGAATTCTAGCCCGAATTAACTCAAGGGTGAAAAGATTGACAACAGGGCTGGTCAGCCTAGTATAGCTGAATTCTTTGAAAAATTACTGAGTGAACATATGGCTTAAAAGCTTTTATCCTTAAGATAAATCAAACCCGAAAAAGCTTATAGATAGGAGAAATAGATTAGGCCTTTAATAGATTAAGCAGCTCAGTAAAACCAGAAAAACAGACAAGAGCAAAAATAATTCAAgtataaatacaaataaaagCCGGATCTCATTAAGCAAAAGAAAAGTAAGTTACAACTTTGTCTAATCATCTAAGATTATAGGAGGAAAGATTGTCCGTAGAGGACTTACATTGCTAATTACATCATCATTTACATTGTTACCTACACCACTATCCTGGGGGAGCCCAGTACCCTCCTGCTCTGAACCCCTGGTACCCACGAAGGGCACCATCTCCCCTCCTCGAGGTTCGATGCCTTCTTCCTGGGACTCGGCATCCTCCCCCTGAGGCCTGGCATCGCCCTCTTGAGACTCGCCACTCTCTTCTTCATCCCCATCCCCTTCAAGAGGTCCAGTTGCGGTGTGAGAAGCTTCTTTAGGCAGGGGGTTGTCATCCTCCCCATAACACACCTCCTCACCATCAGAGTCCACTTCAGGGGCTCGGAGTTGAGCTAGTGGAGTGGAGGGGGCATCCCTGGCTTCTTTCAAGCCTCGATTGAACCCAGAGGAAAACATGCGAAAACCCCTATTCCATATCTCGTGTTTCAGGCTATCAGAAGCTTTAAATTCCGCAAGCCGTGCCTCACAAGCCTCCTCTATCTTTGCTTTCAGCTCCGAGGAGCCCTTATATTCCAGTAAAcacctgactcgcggttgtcgaagccggtcaaaaataacctttttgattatcaacaattttacaactgtagatagtggcaaaaggatcgaatccacagagaattgatacttacttattttccttgtcaagaccaagtaaataaacaataaaataaaaaggggggggggttttgagattgttgaGTTAAACTAGATttgaaagcaagcaagtaaagtaaagagaaatcaataaagagaaaagcctagttgaagatttgGGTCCACTTtaattgttgggattgatcattgacataaagattcttttatttgattcaataaattagttatggaggtggaagacgcttctcaccaaccaaatccctccttaagcatagatcaattagggaacgtcctctaattaatcactaatgtaatacccggctagaatccggcatcggaattctaccttCTAGTGgcatccaggatgtcggaatcctctagaagggtaagatttatgtttttctaaagtgttgagttttaaagtataaaggaaatgagtttttgaaagaaatgagccaaggaagaaatgcaaggttcggccgccgaacatgcatggcattcgggatcacgttaggctgccgaaggtggtctggccagccacctataaaaggccctcagtcggttaaaGGATAAGATTTGCTTTTCCTTTCAcaaacagaggtgagaccatgctttCCTTGGGTatgcttcatgttttcatcaaatcttgcacaGTTTTGATTGATTAGTATAGAGatcgtgcatgcacaggttgagccttggttcagagaaaagttttgattttcacagaaaatgtatgatcatgtatgggattttacaggtacacagggagtatagcaggcttgctacgagtttcggcgaccttaagttgacctgaatcctagcgccgatggcagtccgattttcggatcgttacaactaattaacaagttgtcaaggaacgtccttgggccttaggcaacaaacaactgtcaattgcattaagagatagagagacctaattctagctacccaaacgcatggtgatatcgctagattatgcaattttcttagtttttacaccaagtattcttgtgtttgaataatttcagcaattacggactaaaaactatccaaactaacaaattattaccttgcaatcaagattcaatgggccctattgatctaaaataacaaagcaacaatgactttaagtatgaaattgtataaatattaataaataaaagaaggaCATATAGGTTcaggtctcccaatccataaacaactaaagtttcaccttattcttcaactagaaaaagggtttcagccactcatggctgaaactaatataaaagaaaagaaaagaaaataaaaaggagaaaaagggCCAATCAGCCTGCTGGTGTGGTGCGGCTGCTAGTACAGCTTCTGCCGTGGATGAGTGATGATCCAAAGATGTTTCTTCTGCTGGTTTGCTGGTCCTTTTATAGGCTGGAGTGGCTGCCCTAGGGTTTCTTTGTTGAGTTGAGACTCCTTTTCCTATTTGGACTTGGACTCTTGGAGGGCatttttgtcttttttatttttagcttCCCAAATATGTAGGAGAGAGTGCTGAGGTGGAATTATGTGTTgctgagctgtcccacgtgaTTGGAGTGTAAAAAGACTCGTGTTGACTTGGTCCCCAAGTTTGGAAGATTTGCTGGTTTTCTggttgctggtgctgtttgcccgatgttgtttgggcaaatagACTGTCTGTCGTGACTGCTGTTTGCGTGCCTAGTCCTTGTTTCTGCCTTGCTCCACTGTTTGCATAAACAgtcttgggcaaacagtctggtcagTCAGTTATCACTTTTCCTCTTTATTTCAGCTTtactttggtttgggcaaataagttgggcaaaccatgcttgtgtagttttgctctcttttgggcagatttaaggccgtttttgccaaattaccattttactccattttctgcaaaataagatcaaaaccacaaaattaggcagaaaatgtgtaaattaacataaatatcaatatggaaaatgggtctaaatttggctctatcaacACCTCTGGCAGGTCTGATCGATCTCTGCCCTTAACTCAACAGACCCCTTATATTCTTGCAGGCGCTCCTCACATGCCAATTGGACCTTATCTTCAGCGAGCTTGGCGTCCTCAAGCAGGGCTGAACACCTCTTTTTCAAAGCCTCGACTTCTTGACAGAGTTGTTGATTCTGAAACTTTGACTCCTCTGCTGCCAAAGTCAGGTCTTTAAGATTATCAGCACGCTTGCTCAGCTCTTGCTCGAGAACGACTATTCGAGCCAGGGCTTCATCCCTTTGAGCCATCACGGCATCGCAGCAGACCTGAGGCCCCTCATAATTCGTTTTCAGCACCTCATACTGATGTCAGACCTCATCTCTTTGGCCcacagcctcatccctctcccgtCGGGCTTCCTCCAAAGAGGACAGCTGCTCTAAGACTTCGTCACGACGGACCTCTGTcgtagctgccctctcatcaacCCTCCTGAGAGCATCTTGGGTATAAGAGAGTTCCCCCTGTAAGATCTTCAGATGCTCTTGGGTCGCGGCAAGATGGCCCCGGGCATCACTGATCGTGATAAGGTTCTCCTCGTGTCGCGCCTCCTCAATCTGGCGGTCCACCGTATCCCGGAGAGACTGGTCACGGGCGTcaacctccataaagaggcccatcacctagcgAGAAGAGAAAACTGTTAAGAATAGAGGATAAtggaaattaaatgaaaaccCAAAATCAAAGAAGACAACTTACCATGAGGAGCATTTCCCTGATTATGTCCCCGAGCTCCCCTCGAGTCTGGGACCGAAACGCTACTTGCTCTCGAGTAGAGCTGGCCAAAAGACTAGTGACAGCAAGCAAATGAGGGTCCGAAGCCTCAGTGACCCCGCCAAACATACGCTCCCGTAGTACCTCTGCAACAACGCTCACCGGAGATTGATGGGTAATATCTTCTGCGTTCAAAATCTCATTGTCAGGGGAAGAAAGCAAGGGCACCACGGGAGTTTTTTCTTTCTCAAGAGGAGGCTGGGCCTGGCTGTTTAGAAGCCCGAGACTTCTTGGGGGCAGGAGCCGAAGTAGGAGCATCAGAAGGAAGAGCTCGCTTGTCAGCGGCCTCCTTAGCAACAACCTCGCTGGCAGCCGAGGTCTTCTTCCGGTGAGAAATAGCATCAACTGACCCGGACTTAGCCCTCTCCTTAGGGATTCCCTTATTGACAGGTGCGACCTCGGCACCAGCTTCTTGGACACCCTCACCAGTCGGGACGACCTCCATCTCACCCTCGGGAGCCCCCTTTCTGTTGGAAAGACCTCGAACCTCTCCTCAGGGGCATCCCTAAAAGATGGAGTAGCATCCGCCCTCGCAAGCCTCAAGTCCTCAACTGGCTTATCAATCTCCTTGGGCACAGCCTCCGTTCTCACAATAGAGGCCTGTTGGGATCCGGAGGCCTGggaagatcaaagaagagagCTAGACCTGCTGCGGCTGGAAGGCTTGGAGGCCTTAACACCCCTGGAGCTCGGCTTAGGAGCTCGAGATGGAACTGGAGCTGGGGCAACAAATCAGCCCGCCGACCTGGAGAAAATGACCTGGGCCACCTCCTGAGTAGCTTCAGACATGGACCGCCCAGCTCGGAAAGTGTCCAGGGCGGCTTTCATGCTCTCTCGAGACAGAGTAAAATTCTTGGGAGGCTTATTCTTGTCCATAGGTACTTGAGAAGCTGCAGAGACCCAAAACCAAACAAGTTAAAAAAGCATTCAAGGAAAACCAAGAAGAGAGAAACAAAGCAATTAAACAAAGTGAAACACCCGCATCCCTGCAGTCTTGAAGACTAGacacaaacatgcatttttcgacatcatacttcttctcaacagaagtcagtcgaaggtaCCCGACTTGTTCAGAAAGGCTTAGCTGGAGCAGATCGTTGCAGCCTAGAGGGACATCCTCCCAGGAGAGCTCCACCTCCCAAGACAACCCGGAGTCCTTTTTCAGCTCTACCACTGCGAACCCCTCTACCCAGCCTTTTATTGAGTCATTGTGACCTGAAAATATGGACAGCCCTCCGCGAGAGCCAAAATAGTAAAAGCCCTTACTCGCCTTAACTAGCCGAAAAAAGGTAACAAACAGACGCGTTGTGGGcgtgaacccccagctcaggCAAATAGACTCGAATGAACACATGAATAGAATGGAATTAGGAGCCAGCATCTGAGGGGTTATCCCGAAATACcggaagacctcaatgaaaAAAGGGGAGAAGGGAAAGGTCAAACCATACTCTCGTTGTttgacaaagaagaccaaactgCGGTCTCTCTGAGGGTCAATTAGACCAGAgggaggaggatcgggaagGACGATCCTCTCATTCCGAAAGAGAGCCCGGATATGGAAAAGAGGGGTATCCAGATACTTCcgagaaaagaaattttttagggTGGATGGAGTAATACTAGACTCTTGATTAATGACATCAGGAAGCTTCTGGCTATCCATGGTGAAGTGAAAAGCGTACCTCGAAAACGATGGGGGCAGAAGTGTAACGGTCAGCAGCTTGAGCTGCTAGCTTGGCGGATTTGCGGCGCAAATCTGTCCCACATCGGCAGAGAATGAGAAATTgaatttgtatataatagctagcacgaaactactaaataacttgggttaaccattttgggccaagtagaaagtgggtccaaaagttatttgggccagttcaggcccggctgtttcaattggtatcagagccactctGGGTCAGAAAAAGtgtgcggagctagtgggcctgcgaggaaagggctacccgtgagagacgaggtggagccacccgaggtactagcgaaccacaatacccaagaGTCCGGTCCTGGTTAGTAATTGTAatggattcagttgcgacgaggacgtcgcaaaatttagcgggaccgagtGTAACGGTCAGCAGCTTGAGCTGCTAGCTTGGCGGATTTGAGGCGCAAATCTGTCCCACATCGGCAGAGAATGAGAAATTgaatttgtatataatagctagcacgaaactactaaataacttgggttaaccattttgggccaagtagaaagtgggtccaaaagttatttgggccagttcgggcccggctgtttcaattggtatcagcgccactctttgtcagaaaaattgtgcggagctagtgggcctgtgaggaaagggctacccgtgagagacgaggtggagccacccgaggtactagcgaaccacaatacccaagggtCCGGTCCTGGTTAGTAATTGTAatggattcagttgcgacgaggacgtcgcaaaatttagcgggaccgagtGTAACGGTCAGCAGCTTGAGCTGCTAGCTTGGCGGATTTGCGGCGCAAATCTGTCCCACATCAGCAGAGAATGAGAAATTgaatttgtatataatagctagtacgaaactactaaataacttgggttaaccattttgggccaagtagaaagtgggtccaaaagttatttgggccagttcgggCCCGGCTGTTTCAAGAAGGACAGAGCAAGCGGAA
The Manihot esculenta cultivar AM560-2 chromosome 1, M.esculenta_v8, whole genome shotgun sequence genome window above contains:
- the LOC122724979 gene encoding uncharacterized protein LOC122724979 yields the protein MDSQKLPDVINQESSITPSTLKNFFSRKYLDTPLFHIRALFRNERIVLPDPPPSGLIDPQRDRSLVFFVKQREYASQVPMDKNKPPKNFTLSRESMKAALDTFRAGRSMSEATQEVAQASGSQQASIVRTEAVPKEIDKPVEDLRLARADATPSFRDAPEERFEVFPTERGLPRVRWRSSRLVRVSKKLVPRSHLSIRESLRRGLSPGQLMLFLTGRRPRLPARLLLRRPLTSELFLLMLLLRLLPPRSLGLLNSQAQPPLEKEKTPVVPLLSSPDNEILNAEDITHQSPVSVVAEVLRERMFGGVTEASDPHLLAVTSLLASSTREQVAFRSQTRGELGDIIREMLLMVMGLFMEVDARDQSLRDTVDRQIEEARHEENLITISDARGHLAATQEHLKILQGELSYTQDALRRVDERAATTEVRRDEVLEQLSSLEEARRERDEAVGQRDEV